In the Clavelina lepadiformis chromosome 8, kaClaLepa1.1, whole genome shotgun sequence genome, one interval contains:
- the LOC143469474 gene encoding uncharacterized protein LOC143469474 isoform X1, with product MSSPRHQLPLIVNCAFAAARLFFFLCCADLFALSAAQQEENAVFQNENVGDVTPTTIPIQPQEPQGVAHNLSPAPLNNVIYIVIIALACMIGVLGFTAAGVCWYRHTKLLVTAERVLYRSSDSSILIRNGSSFSGRNLDQSGAHTTAGLAKRTDYPAYGVTGPNPLHEQSLEPPIDVNLNKSAEVYHYNQTKKKMKAMSSESSASSRTNDPLDDAAELEIDDEETSDGEYTVYECSGFASAVDGDMEVHNPYFQEMSGKTNGKFSYPVATNFQTNAIYAAAIRGSSDK from the exons ATGTCATCGCCGCGTCATCAACTTCCTCTGATTGTCAATTGCGCTTTCGCTGCCGCGCgacttttctttttcctttgTTGTGCCGATCTATTCGCCTTATCCGCTGCCCAACAAGAGGAGA ATGCTGtgtttcaaaatgaaaatgtagGCGATGTTACTCCTACCACCATTCCAATACAACCCCAGGAGCCACAGGGTGTGGCCCATAACCTTAGTCCTGCACCCCTAAACAACGTCATTTATATTG TCATCATCGCACTTGCCTGCATGATTGGAGTTCTAGGTTTCACTGCAGCTGGAGTCTGCTGGTACCG CCATACTAAGCTTCTAGTCACGGCTGAGCGCGTTTTGTATCGATCATCTGATTCGTCAATTCTCATTCGCAACGGTTCAAGTTTTTCTGGTCGCAATTTGGACCAATCAGG AGCACATACCACTGCAGGACTGGCGAAGCGGACGGATTATCCGGCGTACGGAGTTACCGGACCAAATCCGCTTCACGAACAATCCTTAGAACCG ccAATCGATGTGAATTTAAACAAGAGCGCGGAGGTTTATCATTACAACCAGACCAAGAAGAAAATGAAAGCGATGTCGAG TGAATCGAGCGCATCATCAAGAACAAACGATCCGCTAGACGACGCCGCTGAGCTTGAAATTGACGATGAAGAAACAAGCGACGGGGAATACACCGTTTACGAATGTTCCGGTTTCGCGTCG GCGGTGGATGGTGACATGGAGGTCCATAATCCGTACTTTCAGGAAATGTCCGGGAAAACTAACGGAAAATTTTCTTATCCAGTCGCCACCAACTTCCAGACGAACGCGATTTACGCCGCGGCTATTCGCGGAAGTTCagacaaataa
- the LOC143469474 gene encoding neural proliferation differentiation and control protein 1-like isoform X2, giving the protein MSSPRHQLPLIVNCAFAAARLFFFLCCADLFALSAAQQEENAVFQNENVGDVTPTTIPIQPQEPQGVAHNLSPAPLNNVIYIVIIALACMIGVLGFTAAGVCWYRAHTTAGLAKRTDYPAYGVTGPNPLHEQSLEPPIDVNLNKSAEVYHYNQTKKKMKAMSSESSASSRTNDPLDDAAELEIDDEETSDGEYTVYECSGFASAVDGDMEVHNPYFQEMSGKTNGKFSYPVATNFQTNAIYAAAIRGSSDK; this is encoded by the exons ATGTCATCGCCGCGTCATCAACTTCCTCTGATTGTCAATTGCGCTTTCGCTGCCGCGCgacttttctttttcctttgTTGTGCCGATCTATTCGCCTTATCCGCTGCCCAACAAGAGGAGA ATGCTGtgtttcaaaatgaaaatgtagGCGATGTTACTCCTACCACCATTCCAATACAACCCCAGGAGCCACAGGGTGTGGCCCATAACCTTAGTCCTGCACCCCTAAACAACGTCATTTATATTG TCATCATCGCACTTGCCTGCATGATTGGAGTTCTAGGTTTCACTGCAGCTGGAGTCTGCTGGTACCG AGCACATACCACTGCAGGACTGGCGAAGCGGACGGATTATCCGGCGTACGGAGTTACCGGACCAAATCCGCTTCACGAACAATCCTTAGAACCG ccAATCGATGTGAATTTAAACAAGAGCGCGGAGGTTTATCATTACAACCAGACCAAGAAGAAAATGAAAGCGATGTCGAG TGAATCGAGCGCATCATCAAGAACAAACGATCCGCTAGACGACGCCGCTGAGCTTGAAATTGACGATGAAGAAACAAGCGACGGGGAATACACCGTTTACGAATGTTCCGGTTTCGCGTCG GCGGTGGATGGTGACATGGAGGTCCATAATCCGTACTTTCAGGAAATGTCCGGGAAAACTAACGGAAAATTTTCTTATCCAGTCGCCACCAACTTCCAGACGAACGCGATTTACGCCGCGGCTATTCGCGGAAGTTCagacaaataa
- the LOC143469697 gene encoding transmembrane protein 45B-like, with product MGTWEGHISPGVAFYSFGIVFCFQLSKEYLTKNRRKKETCKKSDRSKTSWGKVLERIMDFPLDSFLKILYGFGAAMAELFYPPGTNKLYLVDANGHWAHLNEWQHFTMYMSFAASGIIDIISQKIMRKRIVPLEKAAVAVAFYVTALLLFYHRHGKEEIEQEVHELLLYANLAMCAVLTVEMWRPSDKILEYSHTLLVMQMGSWLFHAAFILFPRNGAAKWNDKDMWNQMVLPIFFCWHIFLNVGVLGIIFLIQYLRLKFRRDSSYQDLDQSELQMEGGCCANLPTNKRSKSSESDEGSPFLTDIDTTYA from the exons ATGGGAACTTGGGAAGGCCACATATCACCAGGTGTCGCATTTTACTCTTTCGGGATAGTTTTCTGCTTTCAGCTCTCAAAGGAATATCTGACAAAGAACAGGAGGAAAAAGGAAACATGCAAAAAGTCCGACCGGAGTAAAACGAGCTGGGGAAAAGTCCTGGAAAG AATAATGGATTTTCCGCTCGATTCTTTCCTGAAGATCTTGTACGGTTTCGGAGCCGCCATGGCTGAACTCTTTTATCCTCCTGGAACTAACAAGCTTTATCTGGTCGACGCCAATGGCCATTGG GCTCACCTTAACGAGTGGCAGCATTTTACAATGTACATGTCCTTCGCTGCCAGCGGGATCATTGACATCATAAGTCAGAAGATAATGAGGAAACGCATTGTTCCGCTCGAAAAAGCAGCAGTCGCCGTCGCCTTTTACGTCACTGCATTGTTATTGTTCTATCATAGACATGGCAAG gaGGAAATCGAGCAGGAAGTTCACGAACTTCTTCTCTACGCGAACCTGGCGATGTGCGCCGTGCTCACCGTGGAAATGTGGAGACCGTCCGACAAAATCCTCGAATATTCTCACACGCTGCTTGTGATGCAA ATGGGTAGTTGGCTCTTCCACGCCGCTTTCATCCTTTTCCCTCGGAACGGAGCGGCAAAGTGGAACGACAAGGACATGTGGAACCAGATGGTTCTTCCAATATTCTTCTGCTGGCATATCTTCCTCAACGTCGGAGTACTAGGGATCATTTTTCTCATCCAGTATCTCCGTTTGAAA tttcGGCGGGATTCCTCTTATCAAGATCTGGACCAATCAGAATTGCAGATGGAAGGAGGGTGCTGCGCCAATCTTCCgacgaataaaag